The window CCCGCTCAACCTGTGCGTCTCCCGCCGACTGGTGGAACGCTGCGGTGGCTGGCTCTTCCAGGGCAAGTACGAAGCCGACTATCTCAACATTCGCAAGTGGCACCGACGCGCCCACAGTCTCACGGTGGTGGAGGAAATCGTCGGCGTCTACGATGCAGGGCGCAACCTCGACAACAGCGCGCTCTCACGCAGACAGATGAACCTGCTCGACAGGCTCGCCAACGAACGGGGCGTCCCGGCAACGGGACTCGGGCGGCCCATGGCTCCCGCCCTCAGCTCGGTTCGCGCATAGATATCTGTTTAATAACAGAGCCATAGGCAAAACCGGTCCGACGTCACCAGCGCGTCGGGCCGGTACTTTGTTGCAGCATCGACCAAGTTATACTTCCCCACAAAGCCCGTCATGATATAGGGTTATGAGACGGAACAAGAGAATTGCCTTTTTGATTCTGGCAACTTGCGAAACCCTGAATAGCGACTGACACATGACGGACACACCGCCCACCTCCCGCTCCCGCACCAAACACAGATGGGTGCAGTACATGATCCAGGTAAGCCTGCTGGTCACCATTTTCGTGACCGGCCTCTATGCCGGTGTCTATGTTCATGACAAGCAACTGATTCAGGATCAGATCAAGACCGACGCACGCGCCATCTTCCAAAGCATCGTGCTGACCCGCATGTGGAATGCCATGCACGGCGGCGTGTACGTCGAGAAAAAGCCGGGCGTAGAGACCAATCCGTATCTGGAGAATCCCGAAATCGTCACCAAGGACGGACGCATCTTGACCAAGCGCAATCCGGCCATGATGACCCGTGAAATTTCCGAACTGGCAGACCGCCACTCCCTGTTCCAGTACCGCATCACCAGTCTCAATCCGCTCAACCCCGGCAACACGCCCGACATATTCGAGCGAAAGGCGCTGGAAGAATTCTCGCGCGGCAAGGATGAGGCCTTCACCGAGGAAGAACGCGACGGCAAGACCTACTTCCGCTACATGGCCCCACTGATTGTCACGCAGGACTGCCTGCCCTGTCACGCCAAGCAGAATTACAAATTGGGCGACGTGCGCGGCGGAATCTCCGTGGCCAAGGACATCACACAAGTCAAAAACGCCATGCGGTCCAACCAGCACATCATCATTGGCCTCATAGTCGTGACCACGGTACTGCTTCTGGGGACCTTCTCTTTCTTCTCCCTGCGCCTGCGAAAGCAACTCTACCTCGCTCAGGAAAAGCTTGCTGTTCTGGCTGTTACCGACGAACTGACCGGGCTGTCCAACCGACGCCATTTCTTCCGCCGGTTTGACGAGGAAGTGGACCGGGCGCGACGGTACGGCTCCACCCTGTCCCTGATCCTGATAGACATCGACCACTTCAAGAAGGTCAACGACACCTACGGACACCCCGTCGGCGACATGGTCCTCAAGGAAGTGGCCCGACTGCTCAATGCCAACATCCGCACCTCAGACATCCTCGCCCGATACGGCGGAGAAGAGTTCGCCATCCTCATCCCTTCCCAGACGGCACCGGAGGCAAGACAGGCAGCCGAAAAGCTGCGCAATGTCATCGAGGTCAACGACATGGTCATGGACGGCCCCGAAGTGCGCGTCACCATCAGCGCGGGCGTGGCCGACATCGAACCGCTCCGCTCCAAGGGCGGCAACATGAAGGACAAGCTCATCCAGAATGCGGACCGTGCCCTGTACCGGGCCAAGGCAGAAGGCCGCAACCGCATAGAGGTCCATGTCCCCAGCAGCGAGACCCAGCTCAAGCTCAAGTAGCCCTTGCCAAACCGCCCAAAGTGACTACCTATGCCGTGGTCGCAACCTTCGCGGTGAAGGCCTTTTTGCGACAAGCCGCTATATCTGCTTGATTTGACGACCGTTTTTGCCCGTAAATTTCCTCTTTCCCGACACGGGCATTTACGATAAGTAGTTTGGTTCCGCGCGGGCGGAGATCGATCATTGAGATTCCACCGATCGCGGGCAAATATTTTTACGAGGTAATGAGCATGGCACTGTGCACTATTGAAGAAGCCATTGAGGATATCCGCCAAGGCAAAATGATCATCATGGTGGATGACGAGGACCGCGAAAACGAAGGTGATCTCGTCTGCGCCGCAGAAGCGGTAACCCCTGAAATCATCAACTTCATGGCTACCCATGGCCGTGGCCTTATCTGTCTGCCCATGAGCAACCACATGGCCGATGCCCTCGGCCTGGAACTCATGGCACAGAAGAACGAGTCCGGTTTCGGCACCAACTTCACCATTTCCATCGAAGCCCGTGAAGGCGTCACCACCGGCATCTCCGCCGCTGACCGTGCCACCACGATTCTGGCTGCCGTGGCTGATGGCGCCGGTCCCGAATCCATCGTCACCCCGGGCCACATCTTCCCGCTCCGCGCCAAAGACGGCGGCGTTCTTGTCCGCGCTGGTCAGACCGAAGGCGGCACCGACATCGCCCGTCTGGCAGGCTTCAAGCCCGCAGGCGTCATCTGCGAGATCATGAACGAAGATGGCACCATGGCTCGTATGCCCGACCTCGAAATTTACGCCAAGAAGCACGACCTCAAGATCTGCTCCGTTGCCGACCTCATCGCCTACCGCATGAAGTTTGGCGGCCAGTCCGTGGAGAAGGTGGCCGAGGCCAACCTGCCCACCCGCTGGGGCGACTTCAAGTCCGCCGCCTTCCATTCCGAAGCCGACGGCAAGACTCACATCGCGCTGTACATGGGCGACATCACCCCTGACGATCCGACCCTGGTCCGCGTGCACTCCGAGTGCCTGACCGGTGACGTGTTCGGTTCTCTGCGCTGCGACTGCGGCCCCCAGCTGTCCGACGCCATGTGCATGATCCGCAACGAAGGCAAGGGCGTGCTCGTCTACATGCGCCAGGAAGGCCGTGGCATCGGCCTCGGCAACAAGATCAAGGCGTACCACCTGCAGGATCAGGGCTACGACACTGTCGAAGCCAACGTGAAACTCGGCTTTCCGCCGGATATGCGCGAGTACGGTACCGGCGCACAGATTCTGGTATCCCTCGGCGTGTCCAACATGCGACTCATGACCAACAACCCCAAGAAGATGGTCGGCCTCGAAGGTTACGGCCTCAAGGTTGTTGAGCGTGTGCCCATCGAAGTCGGTGCTTGCGAGATCAACGAAAAGTATCTCAAGACCAAGCGCGACAAGATGGACCACATGATCAAGGCCGACGAAGATTAATCATAGACAGTTGATTCACCGGCGACGATCCTTTTGGACGTCGCCGGTATTTGACTTTTATAGAACTGGTAATTTAAAACACCGCATATATCATAATAATAGGGAGATACTATCATGCCCGTGAAGACCATCGAAGGACAGCTTAACGCTCAGGGTCTTAAAATCGCCATCGTGGCCGCCCGCTTCAACGATTTCATCGTTGATCGCCTCGTTTCCGGCGCCACCGATTACTTCGTCCGCCACGGCGGCAGCGAAGAAAACCTGACTCTGATCCGACTACCCGGTGCCTTTGAGCTGCCCATCGCTGCTCAGAAGCTCGCCAAGTCCGGCGAATATGACGGCGTTGTCGTTCTGGGTGCTGTCATCCGCGGCGCTACTCCCCACTTCGACTACGTCTGCAACGAATGTGCTAAGGGCGTTGCCCAGGCCAGCATGGAATCCGGCGTCCCCATGGGCTTCGGTCTGCTGACCTGCGATTCTCTGGACCAGGCCATTGAGCGCGCTGGTTCCAAGGCTGGCAACAAGGGCGTTGAAGCAGCTTCCGCCCTGCTCGAAACCATTCGTGTGCTGGAGCAGCTCTAATCCATGGCCGGTAACAAAAAGGGCAACAGGCCCGGCATCCGCAGGGTGGGACGCACCCTTGCATTTCAGGTGCTCTACGGGACCCATTTCCGCGACGCGGACATGGACATGGAAACCTTCTTCGACGTCAACCCGTTGGTGATGGAGCAGGAATCCGAGACCGCACGTGAGTTCGCCCGCGATCTGGTCATGGGTGTCGAAGCCAAGAAGGCTGAGATCGACAAGACCATCGAGACCCACTCCCAGCACTGGAAGATTGAGCGCATCGCTTTGATGGAACTTTTCATCCTGCGACTTTCGCTCTACGAGATGATGTTTACCGACATTCCGGTCAAGGCCGCCATCAATGAGGCCATCGAGTTGTCCAAGACCTTCGGCGACGGCAAGTCCCGCGGGTTCGTCAACGGCATCCTCGACGGCGCGGCCAAGACGCTCAAGAAGTAGACGTTTTAACGGAACAACACTGTTTCCAAATGCGCGGCTAGGGCATCGGCCTTAACCGCGCATTTTCCAACTAGCCGACAAGGGAAATACAATGGCTTTAGGAAAATACGATCCGGAAAAAATTGAGAAAAAATGGCAGCAGGTCTGGAACGAGTCCGGCTGCTTTGAGGTGGAGGTCGATGCGGACAAGCCCAAGTACTACGTGCTTGAGATGTTCCCCTATCCCTCCGGCAAGATCCATATGGGCCACGTCCGCAACTACTCCATCGGCGACGTGGTGGCACGCTTCAAGTCCATGCAGGGCTTCAACGTGCTGCACCCCATGGGTTGGGATGCCTTCGGTCTGCCCGCTGAAAACGCGGCCATCAAGAACGAGACCCACCCCGCCGAGTGGACCTACCAGAATATCTCCGAGATGCGCGAACAGCTGCAGCGTCTCGGTTACTCCTACGACTGGCGCCGCGAGATGGCGACCTGCCGTCCCGAGTACTACAAGTGGGAACAGAAGTTCTTCCTGAAGTTCCTTGAGAAAGGCCTCGCCTACCGCAAGGACTCCCCGCAGAACTGGTGCCCCACCTGTAACACCGTCCTGGCCAACGAACAGGTCGAGGAAGGCCTGTGCTGGCGCTGCGACTCCGAAGTCGAACAGAAAGACATGGAGCAGTGGTTCCTGCGCATCACCGACTACGCCGACGAGCTCCTCAAGGATCTCGAAAGCCTCGAAGGCGGCTGGCCCGAGCGCGTGCTGACCATGCAGCGCAACTGGATCGGCAAGTCCTACGGTGCTGAGCTGACCTTCCAGGTGAAGGACATGGATAAGACCATCGACGTCTTCACCACCCGTCCCGACACCCTGTACGGTGCGACTTTCATGTCCGTTGCCGCCGAGCATCCCATGGTGGAAGAGCTCATCGCCGACGCCGACAACAAGGAAGAGATCGCAGCTTTCGTCAACAACATCAAGAACATGGACCGCATCAAGCGCGGCGCCGACGATCTTGAGAAAGAAGGCATCTTCACCGGCAAGTACTGCGTGAACCCGGTCACCGGTAAGGACATCCCCATTTTCGTCGCCAACTTCGTCCTGATGGGCTACGGCACCGGCGCAGTCATGGCCGTTCCCGCCCACGATCAGCGCGACTTTGAATTTGCCAAGAAGTACGAACTGCCCCTGCAGGTCGTCATCAACCCCAAAGAGCTGGCCGAAAAGGGCGAGGTCCTCAAGGTTGAAGACATGACCGAGGCCTACACCGATCCCGGTATCCTCGTGAACTCTGGTGAGTTCGATGGCACCGAGAACGAACCGGCCAAGAAGGCCATCGTGGAAGAGCTGGACAAGTCCGGCCGTGGCAAGATGGCAGTCAACTACCGTCTGCGCGACTGGAACGTCTCCCGTCAGCGTTTCTGGGGTGCTCCCATCCCGGTCATCTACTGTGATGACTGTGGTGCGGTTCCGGTCCCCGAGGACCAGCTCCCGGTCATGCTTCCGGAGAACGCTCAGGTACGCAAGGACGGCAAGTCCCCGCTGCCCACCATGGAAGAATTCGTGAACTGCGAATGCCCGACCTGTGGCAAGGCTGCCCGTCGCGAGACCGACACCTTCGACACCTTCTTCGAGTCCTCCTGGTACTTCATGCGTTACTGCGATCCCCGCAACGAAGCCGAGCCCATGAGCGATGAGGCCACCAGCTACTGGATGAACGTCGACCAGTACATCGGCGGTATCGAGCACGCCATTCTGCATCTGCTCTACTCCCGCTTCTTCACCAAGGCCCTGCGCGATTGCGGCTTTGCCAAGGTGGACGAGCCTTTCGCCAACCTGCTGACTCAGGGCATGGTGCTCAAGGACGGCGGCAAGATGTCCAAGTCCAAGGGCAACGTGGTTGACCCCAACGCCATGATCAACCGTTATGGCGCGGACGCCACCCGTCTGTTCATCCTGTTCGCTTCCCCGCCGGTCAAGGAACTGGAGTGGTCCGATCAGGGTATCGAAGGCGCATTCCGCTTCCTCAACCGCCTCTGGCGTCTGGTGGAAGATCAGGAAGGCAAGCTCGAGCCCGTGCTGGCCGGCTCCTTCTCCGATCCGCAGACCGAGGAAGCCAAGCAGCTTCGCTTCAAGGAGCACGACACCATCCGCCGTGCCACCCGCGACATCGAGAACGAGTTCCAGTTCAACACCGTCATCGCGGCCATCATGGAACTGGTCAACGAAATGTACCAGCTCAAGGACAAGCTTGGCGATTCCGATCCCAAGGCCCTGTCCTCTGCCGTGGCAACCGCAATCACCCTGCTCGCTCCGGTAGCTCCGCACATCTGCGAGGAACTCTGGCAGGTCATGGGCCACACCGACGGCCTCACCAAGCAGGCTTGGCCCTCCTTTGACGAGAAGGCTCTGGTCAAGGACGAAGTCACCAT of the Pseudodesulfovibrio sp. zrk46 genome contains:
- a CDS encoding diguanylate cyclase — protein: MTDTPPTSRSRTKHRWVQYMIQVSLLVTIFVTGLYAGVYVHDKQLIQDQIKTDARAIFQSIVLTRMWNAMHGGVYVEKKPGVETNPYLENPEIVTKDGRILTKRNPAMMTREISELADRHSLFQYRITSLNPLNPGNTPDIFERKALEEFSRGKDEAFTEEERDGKTYFRYMAPLIVTQDCLPCHAKQNYKLGDVRGGISVAKDITQVKNAMRSNQHIIIGLIVVTTVLLLGTFSFFSLRLRKQLYLAQEKLAVLAVTDELTGLSNRRHFFRRFDEEVDRARRYGSTLSLILIDIDHFKKVNDTYGHPVGDMVLKEVARLLNANIRTSDILARYGGEEFAILIPSQTAPEARQAAEKLRNVIEVNDMVMDGPEVRVTISAGVADIEPLRSKGGNMKDKLIQNADRALYRAKAEGRNRIEVHVPSSETQLKLK
- a CDS encoding bifunctional 3,4-dihydroxy-2-butanone-4-phosphate synthase/GTP cyclohydrolase II — protein: MALCTIEEAIEDIRQGKMIIMVDDEDRENEGDLVCAAEAVTPEIINFMATHGRGLICLPMSNHMADALGLELMAQKNESGFGTNFTISIEAREGVTTGISAADRATTILAAVADGAGPESIVTPGHIFPLRAKDGGVLVRAGQTEGGTDIARLAGFKPAGVICEIMNEDGTMARMPDLEIYAKKHDLKICSVADLIAYRMKFGGQSVEKVAEANLPTRWGDFKSAAFHSEADGKTHIALYMGDITPDDPTLVRVHSECLTGDVFGSLRCDCGPQLSDAMCMIRNEGKGVLVYMRQEGRGIGLGNKIKAYHLQDQGYDTVEANVKLGFPPDMREYGTGAQILVSLGVSNMRLMTNNPKKMVGLEGYGLKVVERVPIEVGACEINEKYLKTKRDKMDHMIKADED
- the ribE gene encoding 6,7-dimethyl-8-ribityllumazine synthase, coding for MMPVKTIEGQLNAQGLKIAIVAARFNDFIVDRLVSGATDYFVRHGGSEENLTLIRLPGAFELPIAAQKLAKSGEYDGVVVLGAVIRGATPHFDYVCNECAKGVAQASMESGVPMGFGLLTCDSLDQAIERAGSKAGNKGVEAASALLETIRVLEQL
- the nusB gene encoding transcription antitermination factor NusB codes for the protein MAGNKKGNRPGIRRVGRTLAFQVLYGTHFRDADMDMETFFDVNPLVMEQESETAREFARDLVMGVEAKKAEIDKTIETHSQHWKIERIALMELFILRLSLYEMMFTDIPVKAAINEAIELSKTFGDGKSRGFVNGILDGAAKTLKK
- the leuS gene encoding leucine--tRNA ligase; its protein translation is MALGKYDPEKIEKKWQQVWNESGCFEVEVDADKPKYYVLEMFPYPSGKIHMGHVRNYSIGDVVARFKSMQGFNVLHPMGWDAFGLPAENAAIKNETHPAEWTYQNISEMREQLQRLGYSYDWRREMATCRPEYYKWEQKFFLKFLEKGLAYRKDSPQNWCPTCNTVLANEQVEEGLCWRCDSEVEQKDMEQWFLRITDYADELLKDLESLEGGWPERVLTMQRNWIGKSYGAELTFQVKDMDKTIDVFTTRPDTLYGATFMSVAAEHPMVEELIADADNKEEIAAFVNNIKNMDRIKRGADDLEKEGIFTGKYCVNPVTGKDIPIFVANFVLMGYGTGAVMAVPAHDQRDFEFAKKYELPLQVVINPKELAEKGEVLKVEDMTEAYTDPGILVNSGEFDGTENEPAKKAIVEELDKSGRGKMAVNYRLRDWNVSRQRFWGAPIPVIYCDDCGAVPVPEDQLPVMLPENAQVRKDGKSPLPTMEEFVNCECPTCGKAARRETDTFDTFFESSWYFMRYCDPRNEAEPMSDEATSYWMNVDQYIGGIEHAILHLLYSRFFTKALRDCGFAKVDEPFANLLTQGMVLKDGGKMSKSKGNVVDPNAMINRYGADATRLFILFASPPVKELEWSDQGIEGAFRFLNRLWRLVEDQEGKLEPVLAGSFSDPQTEEAKQLRFKEHDTIRRATRDIENEFQFNTVIAAIMELVNEMYQLKDKLGDSDPKALSSAVATAITLLAPVAPHICEELWQVMGHTDGLTKQAWPSFDEKALVKDEVTMVVQVNGKVRGKFQAPNNAPKEDAEKMALGQENVTKFIEGKTVRKVIVIPNKLVNIVAN